A stretch of the Rhinoderma darwinii isolate aRhiDar2 chromosome 3, aRhiDar2.hap1, whole genome shotgun sequence genome encodes the following:
- the LOC142749034 gene encoding E3 ubiquitin-protein ligase RNF14-like: protein MSTEDKEAQEDELLALTSIYAEDEFKRADAASGGEIQLCLELPTDFVISIKSNSATNSFADNFEDTVSFLPPIILNFELPPGYPSTAPPNFTLSCKWLSPPQLSLLCQHLDDLWEENRGCVVLFPWIQFIKEETLGYLNIKSPYEIDVSSNGLQTWMQSPEKTPGDGFSSERGSFDRRAIQDVQSVSALVKYILDFSETQQKKVFDGKPFLCNICFMEKLGGECTHFKDCQHVYCKNCLKDYFEIQIKDGQVHALNCPEPKCTSVATPAQVKHLVGEQLFNRYDRLLFQSSLDLMADVIYCPRPSCQMPVIKDPQETMGFCSVCQYAFCVLCKMTFHGVSPCKLTAEKLLELKEEYLAAEEEEKRQLEKRYGDLRNAIEELKNREWLEENSKPCPHCEAPIEKIDGCNKMICTSCKQYFCWLCLKILSQTNPYQHYDDPSNCVQL from the exons ATGTCAACAGAAGACAAAGAGGCACAAGAGGATGAACTATTAGCCCTTACTAGTATTTATGCTGAAGATGAATTTAAGAGAGCTGATGCTGCTTCAGGAGGTGAAATTCAATTGTGTTTGGAGCTACCTACAGATTTTGTAATATCTATAAAAA gtAACAGTGCAACAAACTCCTTTGCAGACAACTTTGAGGACACTGTATCCTTTCTGCCACCAATTATCTTGAACTTTGAACTTCCTCCAGGTTACCCATCGACTGCACCCCCGAACTTCACACTGAGCTGCAAGTGGCTTTCACCACCCCAG CTCAGTCTGTTATGCCAGCATTTAGATGACCTATGGGAGGAGAACAGGGGATGTGTTGTCTTATTTCCATGGATTCAGTTTATAAAGGAGGAGACACTTGGTTACTTGAATATAAAATCTCCGTATGAAATTGATGTGTCTAGTAATGGTTTACAGACCTGGATGCAGTCTCCTGAAAAGACCCCTGGGGATGGGTTCTCATCCGAAAGGGGATCGTTTGATAGACGGGCCATACAGGACGTGCAGTCAGTGTCTGCCCTGGTAAAATACATCTTGGACTTCAGTGAAACTCAACAGAAGAAGGTCTTTGATGGCAAACCATTCTTGTGCAATATCTGTTTTATGGAGAAGCTGGGTGGTGAGTGCACCCACTTTAAGGACTGCCAGCATGTGTACTGTAAAAACTGTCTCAAAGACTACTTTGAAATCCAGATTAAGGACGGACAGGTCCATGCACTAAACTGCCCTGAACCAAAGTGCACGTCTGTTGCAACACCTGCTCAG GTAAAACATCTGGTGGGGGAGCAGCTCTTTAACCGCTATGACCGTCTCCTTTTTCAGTCCAGCTTGGATTTAATGGCTGATGTAATTTACTGCCCACGTCCAAGTTGTCAGATGCCAGTCATTAAAGACCCACAAGAGACAATGGGTTTTTGTTCTGTCTGCCAATATGCATTTTGTGTTTTATGCAAAATGACCTTCCATGGAGTCTCCCCTTGCAAATTAACTGCAG AAAAACTTTTAGAATTGAAAGAGGAGTATCTGGCTGCTGAAGAGGAAGAAAAGAGACAATTGGAAAAGAGATATGGAGATCTAAGGAACGCTATTGAAGAGTTAAAGAATAGGGAGTGGTTAGAGGAGAACTCCAAGCCCTGCCCTCACTGTGAAGCTCCCATTGAG AAAATTGATGGCTGTAACAAAATGATCTGCACTTCGTGTAAACAGTACTTCTGCTGGCTATGTTTGAAAATACTTTCTCAGACGAATCCTTATCAACATTATGATGATCCTTCAAACTGCGTCCA ACTGTAA